The Thermostichus vulcanus str. 'Rupite' genome window below encodes:
- a CDS encoding STAS domain-containing protein → NCQVFHLTGLLDAFSEPVFRKVVTKYLEEGSPNIILDLTGIDFVDSSGVGALVQLAKLVQSHSGIFQVVSNARVTQTVKLVRLEKFLSLRSSLQEALDYLTAAGTDNAEPA, encoded by the coding sequence AACTGCCAGGTCTTTCACCTGACTGGCCTTCTGGATGCGTTTTCTGAGCCTGTCTTTCGTAAAGTCGTCACGAAGTATTTGGAAGAGGGATCCCCCAACATCATTTTGGATTTGACCGGGATTGATTTTGTGGATAGCTCCGGCGTAGGTGCCTTGGTGCAGTTGGCCAAGCTGGTGCAAAGCCATTCGGGTATTTTCCAAGTGGTGAGCAATGCGCGGGTTACGCAAACCGTGAAACTGGTGCGATTGGAGAAATTTCTCTCGTTGCGTAGCTCTTTACAAGAAGCCCTGGATTACCTGACAGCAGCAGGCACCGACAATGCAGAACCTGCCTAG
- a CDS encoding precorrin-2 C(20)-methyltransferase, whose amino-acid sequence MGLGTFWGISAGAGDPDWLTVKGAKLLRSVKWVACPQNSSGQPGLAFQIVRPWLQPEHILIPLHLPFVTQPDQLQAAWRAAAEQLAPPLEQGEDVAFVCEGDVGLYSTFAYVARALQARIPNLSVQAIPGVASPLAAAALLGSPLVLGSEKLAILPALFALKDLEQACAWAEVVVLMKVAPVYPQVWQWLAEKSWLNRASLVVWAGWPQQVIFPTLERLANYQPPYFSLLILRSQTRN is encoded by the coding sequence ATGGGACTGGGAACCTTCTGGGGCATCAGTGCTGGAGCCGGGGATCCCGATTGGCTGACGGTTAAGGGAGCCAAGCTCCTCCGCTCTGTGAAGTGGGTGGCTTGTCCTCAAAATTCCTCCGGTCAACCGGGCTTGGCTTTTCAAATCGTTCGCCCCTGGCTGCAACCGGAACACATCCTCATCCCTTTGCACTTGCCCTTTGTGACCCAGCCGGATCAACTGCAAGCTGCCTGGAGGGCTGCCGCCGAGCAATTGGCTCCACCCCTGGAACAGGGAGAAGATGTCGCCTTTGTCTGCGAGGGGGATGTTGGCCTCTACAGCACCTTTGCCTATGTTGCCCGGGCCCTGCAAGCGCGGATCCCCAACTTATCCGTTCAGGCGATTCCAGGGGTAGCTTCTCCTCTGGCTGCCGCTGCCCTACTGGGATCCCCGTTGGTGCTTGGGTCGGAAAAACTGGCGATTTTGCCCGCCCTGTTTGCCCTCAAGGATTTGGAGCAGGCGTGCGCCTGGGCAGAGGTGGTGGTGCTGATGAAAGTGGCCCCGGTTTACCCCCAAGTCTGGCAGTGGTTGGCAGAAAAGTCCTGGCTCAATCGGGCCAGCTTGGTGGTCTGGGCCGGCTGGCCTCAGCAAGTCATCTTTCCCACCCTGGAAAGGCTAGCGAACTACCAGCCCCCCTACTTTTCCCTGCTGATTCTGCGTTCCCAGACCCGGAATTAA